In Streptomyces sp. NBC_01408, one DNA window encodes the following:
- the sdhC gene encoding succinate dehydrogenase, cytochrome b556 subunit: protein MPAGTLYRGREGMWSWVAHRVTGVLIFFFLFVHVLDTALVRVSPEAYDDVVATYKTPIVALLEYGLVAAILFHALNGLRVIAVDFWSKGPRYQKQMLWSVVGVWIVLMVGALYPVLGHAYLELFGK from the coding sequence GTGCCGGCTGGAACGTTGTACCGCGGCCGGGAAGGAATGTGGTCCTGGGTGGCTCATCGAGTCACCGGCGTCCTCATCTTCTTCTTCCTGTTCGTACACGTCCTCGACACCGCTCTCGTCCGCGTCTCCCCCGAGGCGTACGACGATGTCGTGGCTACCTACAAGACTCCGATCGTCGCGCTGCTGGAGTACGGCCTCGTCGCCGCAATCCTGTTCCACGCGCTCAACGGTCTCCGTGTCATCGCCGTGGACTTCTGGTCCAAGGGCCCCCGCTACCAGAAGCAGATGCTCTGGTCCGTCGTGGGCGTCTGGATCGTGCTGATGGTCGGGGCCCTCTACCCCGTACTGGGCCACGCCTACCTTGAACTGTTCGGGAAGTGA
- a CDS encoding succinate dehydrogenase hydrophobic membrane anchor subunit: MSSDTSSVNMSKGIGDVEGVSLYDTDNPAPYIEAPRKRTGKTPRSTRGNFEMVAWLFMRLSGIVLVVLVIGHLLIQLVLDGGVSKIGFAFVAGRWASPFWQVWDLLMLWLAMLHGANGLRTVINDYAERANTRLWLKGLLYTATVFTILLGTLVIFTFDPNIR, encoded by the coding sequence ATGTCTTCTGACACTTCTTCGGTCAACATGAGCAAGGGCATCGGCGACGTGGAGGGCGTGTCCCTCTACGACACCGACAACCCGGCCCCGTACATCGAGGCCCCGCGCAAGCGGACGGGCAAGACCCCGCGCTCGACCCGCGGCAACTTCGAGATGGTCGCGTGGCTCTTCATGCGCCTCTCGGGCATCGTGCTCGTCGTCCTCGTCATCGGCCACCTGCTGATCCAGCTGGTGCTCGACGGCGGCGTCTCCAAGATCGGCTTCGCCTTCGTGGCCGGCCGCTGGGCGTCCCCGTTCTGGCAGGTCTGGGACCTGCTGATGCTGTGGCTGGCGATGCTGCACGGAGCCAACGGCCTGCGTACCGTCATCAACGACTACGCGGAGCGTGCCAACACGCGGCTGTGGCTGAAGGGCCTGCTCTACACCGCCACGGTGTTCACCATCCTTCTGGGCACGCTGGTGATCTTCACCTTCGACCCGAACATCCGCTAG
- the sdhA gene encoding succinate dehydrogenase flavoprotein subunit yields the protein MKIHKYDTVIVGAGGAGMRAAIESTKRSRTAVLTKLYPTRSHTGAAQGGMAAALANVEEDNWEWHTFDTVKGGDYLVDQDAAEILAKEAIDAVLDLEKMGLPFNRTPDGTIDQRRFGGHSRNHGEAPVRRSCYAADRTGHMILQTLYQNCVKEGVEFFNEFYVLDQLLVEEDGVQKSAGVVAYELATGEIHVFQAKAVIYASGGTGKFFKVTSNAHTLTGDGQAACYRRGLPLEDMEFFQFHPTGIWRMGILLTEGARGEGGILRNKDGERFMEKYAPVMKDLASRDVVSRSIYTEIREGRGCGPAGDHVYLDLTHLPPEQLDAKLPDITEFARTYLGIEPYTDPIPIQPTAHYAMGGIPTNVEGEVLRDNTTVVPGLYAAGEVACVSVHGANRLGTNSLLDINVFGKRSGIAAARYSQENDYVELPENPASLVEEQVERLRNSTGNERVADLRLELQETMDACVMVFRTEQTIKTAVEKIAELRERYKNVSVQDKGKRFNTDLLEAIELGNLLDLAEVMAVSALARKESRGGHYREDYPNRDDVNFMRHTMAYREVGADGSDSIRLDYKPVVTTRYQPMERKY from the coding sequence ATGAAGATCCACAAGTACGACACCGTCATCGTCGGGGCGGGCGGCGCAGGCATGCGCGCCGCCATCGAGTCGACGAAGCGCAGCCGCACCGCCGTGCTGACGAAGCTCTACCCCACCCGCTCCCACACGGGCGCCGCGCAGGGCGGCATGGCCGCCGCGCTGGCCAACGTGGAAGAGGACAACTGGGAGTGGCACACCTTCGACACGGTCAAGGGCGGTGACTACCTGGTCGACCAGGACGCCGCCGAGATCCTGGCGAAGGAGGCCATCGACGCGGTCCTCGACCTGGAGAAGATGGGCCTGCCGTTCAACCGCACCCCGGACGGCACCATCGACCAGCGCCGCTTCGGCGGCCACTCGCGCAACCACGGCGAGGCCCCGGTCCGCCGGTCCTGCTACGCCGCGGACCGCACCGGTCACATGATCCTCCAGACGCTGTACCAGAACTGCGTCAAGGAGGGCGTGGAGTTCTTCAACGAGTTCTACGTCCTGGACCAGCTCCTCGTGGAAGAGGACGGCGTCCAGAAGTCGGCCGGCGTCGTCGCGTACGAGCTGGCCACCGGCGAGATCCACGTCTTCCAGGCGAAGGCCGTCATCTACGCCTCCGGCGGCACCGGCAAGTTCTTCAAGGTGACCTCCAACGCGCACACCCTCACGGGTGACGGCCAGGCGGCCTGCTACCGCCGCGGCCTGCCGCTCGAGGACATGGAGTTCTTCCAGTTCCACCCGACGGGCATCTGGCGCATGGGCATCCTGCTGACGGAGGGCGCCCGCGGTGAGGGCGGCATCCTCCGCAACAAGGACGGCGAGCGCTTCATGGAGAAGTACGCGCCGGTCATGAAGGACCTCGCGTCCCGTGACGTCGTCTCGCGCTCCATCTACACCGAGATCCGTGAGGGCCGCGGCTGCGGTCCCGCCGGTGACCACGTGTACCTGGACCTGACGCACCTCCCGCCGGAGCAGCTCGACGCCAAGCTCCCGGACATCACCGAGTTCGCGCGTACGTACCTGGGCATCGAGCCCTACACGGACCCGATCCCGATCCAGCCCACCGCGCACTACGCCATGGGCGGCATCCCGACCAACGTCGAGGGTGAGGTCCTGCGCGACAACACCACCGTCGTCCCCGGCCTGTACGCGGCCGGCGAGGTCGCGTGCGTGTCGGTCCACGGCGCGAACCGCCTGGGCACCAACTCGCTGCTGGACATCAACGTCTTCGGCAAGCGCTCGGGCATCGCGGCGGCCAGGTACTCGCAGGAGAACGACTACGTCGAGCTCCCCGAGAACCCGGCCTCCCTCGTCGAGGAGCAGGTCGAGCGGCTGCGCAACTCCACGGGCAACGAGCGGGTCGCCGACCTGCGTCTGGAGCTCCAGGAGACGATGGACGCGTGCGTGATGGTGTTCCGTACGGAGCAGACCATCAAGACCGCGGTCGAGAAGATCGCGGAGCTGCGCGAGCGCTACAAGAACGTGTCCGTCCAGGACAAGGGCAAGCGCTTCAACACGGACCTGCTGGAAGCCATCGAGCTGGGCAACCTGCTCGACCTGGCCGAGGTCATGGCCGTGTCCGCGCTGGCGCGCAAGGAGTCCCGCGGCGGTCACTACCGCGAGGACTACCCCAACCGCGACGACGTCAACTTCATGCGCCACACCATGGCGTACCGCGAGGTCGGAGCCGACGGCTCGGACTCGATCCGGCTCGACTACAAGCCGGTCGTCACGACCCGCTACCAGCCGATGGAGCGTAAGTACTGA
- a CDS encoding succinate dehydrogenase iron-sulfur subunit produces MGTPTLSKTDQMEAAAAASPYITVTFRIRRFNPEVSDQAEWQDFQIEIDPKERVLDGLHKIKWDLDGTLTFRRSCAHGICGSDAMRINGKNRLACKTLIKDINPEKPITVEAIKGLTVMKDLIVDMEPFFQAYRDVMPFLVTKGNEPTRERLQSAEDRERFDDTTKCILCAACTSSCPVFWNDGQYFGPAAIVNAHRFIFDSRDEAGEQRLEILNDKDGVWRCRTTFNCTDACPRGIEVTKAIQEVKRALITRRF; encoded by the coding sequence ATGGGCACCCCGACCCTGAGCAAGACGGACCAGATGGAGGCGGCGGCCGCTGCCTCGCCCTACATCACGGTCACCTTCCGGATCCGCCGCTTCAACCCCGAGGTCTCGGACCAGGCGGAGTGGCAGGACTTCCAGATCGAGATCGACCCGAAGGAGCGCGTGCTCGACGGTCTCCACAAGATCAAGTGGGACCTCGACGGCACGCTGACCTTCCGTCGCTCCTGCGCGCACGGCATCTGCGGCTCCGACGCGATGCGGATCAACGGCAAGAACAGGCTCGCCTGCAAGACGCTGATCAAGGACATCAACCCGGAGAAGCCCATCACCGTCGAGGCCATCAAGGGCCTCACGGTGATGAAGGACCTCATCGTCGACATGGAGCCCTTCTTCCAGGCGTACCGGGACGTCATGCCGTTCCTGGTCACCAAGGGCAACGAGCCGACGCGTGAGCGCCTGCAGTCCGCCGAGGACCGCGAGCGCTTCGACGACACCACCAAGTGCATCCTGTGCGCCGCGTGCACGTCCTCGTGCCCGGTGTTCTGGAACGACGGCCAGTACTTCGGCCCGGCGGCGATCGTCAACGCGCACCGCTTCATCTTCGACTCGCGTGACGAGGCCGGCGAGCAGCGGCTGGAGATCCTGAACGACAAGGACGGCGTGTGGCGCTGCCGCACGACCTTCAACTGCACCGACGCGTGCCCGCGCGGCATCGAGGTCACGAAGGCGATCCAGGAAGTCAAGCGCGCGCTGATCACGCGCCGCTTCTGA
- a CDS encoding Uma2 family endonuclease, whose amino-acid sequence MSALAHEALCDPGLDEVLWQAWKAMDLPEGYRAEIIEGAIEVSPTGRRRHGVLAHRLRRALEAHLTGSGLDVYQDLNVIHGRKVCIPDLFVGPEDLDEIPDEEGLGVDATRVHLVAEIVSPGTDAHRRDHIRKRRRYALAGIPVYVILDDFDAQGTVTVFSGPDPDKGTYSTKTTVSYGTSTTVPEGPAKGLTIDGALTRS is encoded by the coding sequence ATGTCCGCTCTCGCCCATGAGGCCCTGTGCGACCCAGGTCTCGACGAGGTTCTCTGGCAGGCCTGGAAGGCGATGGACCTTCCGGAGGGCTACCGGGCCGAGATCATCGAAGGGGCCATCGAGGTGTCTCCCACCGGCCGCCGCCGCCACGGCGTACTCGCCCACCGCTTGCGCAGGGCTCTGGAAGCCCACCTGACAGGCAGTGGCCTTGACGTCTACCAGGACCTCAACGTCATCCACGGCCGGAAGGTCTGCATCCCGGACCTCTTCGTGGGACCGGAAGACCTCGACGAGATCCCCGACGAGGAAGGCCTGGGTGTCGACGCCACCCGTGTCCACCTGGTCGCCGAGATCGTCTCCCCCGGCACGGACGCACACCGCCGGGACCACATCCGCAAGCGCCGCCGCTACGCCCTGGCGGGCATCCCGGTCTACGTCATCCTCGATGACTTCGACGCCCAGGGCACGGTGACGGTGTTCAGCGGTCCGGACCCCGACAAGGGGACGTACTCCACGAAGACCACCGTCTCGTACGGCACTTCCACCACCGTCCCCGAAGGTCCCGCCAAGGGCCTGACGATCGACGGGGCCCTGACACGCTCGTAG
- a CDS encoding thiol-disulfide oxidoreductase DCC family protein, which translates to MRAVRELTVLYDANCPLCVHIRHWLSTQHQLVRIALVPAASVEAQRRFPRLDHASTLREITVVGDRGDVWTGTDAFIMCLWALTEHRPKANWLSTPAGRPFAKAAMYAAARWRQAVRTEGAEDPACDDHCPVPR; encoded by the coding sequence ATGAGGGCGGTCCGTGAGCTGACGGTCCTGTACGACGCCAACTGCCCGCTCTGCGTGCACATCCGGCACTGGCTCAGCACCCAACACCAGCTGGTCCGGATCGCACTGGTCCCCGCCGCGTCCGTCGAGGCGCAGCGCCGCTTCCCGCGGCTCGACCACGCGTCGACGCTACGGGAGATCACGGTGGTCGGGGACCGGGGGGACGTGTGGACCGGGACCGATGCCTTCATCATGTGTCTCTGGGCGCTGACCGAGCACCGGCCGAAGGCCAACTGGCTCTCCACCCCGGCCGGTCGGCCCTTCGCCAAGGCGGCCATGTACGCGGCGGCCAGGTGGAGGCAGGCGGTCCGGACCGAGGGGGCGGAGGACCCGGCCTGTGACGACCATTGCCCGGTCCCCCGATAG